The sequence GCTTGCGAAGAGCGAGTGGTTCGCCGGCAACGAGTTCACCGCGGCCGACATCCAGATGAGCTTCCCGCTGGAAGCCGCGCAAGCGCGCGGCGGTCTCGAGCAGGGCCATCCCGAGGCGATGGCGTTCCTGGAACGCATCCACGCGCGGCCCGCCTATGCGCGTGCGCTGGAGAAGGGTGGGCCGTATCAGGTGGGGCGGTAAGCCACTCTTCCGTCATTCCGGGGCGGTGCGCAGCACCGAACCCGGAATCTCGCGCCACAATCTCGAGATCCCGGGTTCGGCTCTTCGAGCCGCCCCGGGATGACGGCGCCTTACTAATCCGCGTGCAACACGCGTCCGCGCGTCTCCGGCAATGCGAACGCTGCGATGAAGAACACCGCATAGGCCACCACCGCGAAGATCGCGATGGCGTTCGCGAGCGACGTCGTCGCCGACAGTGCGCCGACGAGGAACGGAAACAGCGCGCCGATGCCGCGGCCGAAATTGTAGCAAAAGCCCTGACCGGAGCCACGCAGCCGCGTCGGATAGAGTTCTGTCAGGAACGCGCCGATCCCCGAGAAATAGCCCGAGGCGAAGAAGCCGAGCGGGAAACCGAGCACCCACAGGATTTCGTTCGTCAGCGGCAACTGCGTGTAGAGCAGCACCACCGCCATGGCGCCGATCGAGAAGATCAGGAACAGATTGCGCCGTCCGATCCGGTCGGCGAGCCAGGCGCCGGTGAGGTAGCCGATGAAGGAGCCGATGATCAGCGTCGAGAGATAGCCGGTCGAGCCGACGATCGACAGATGCCGCTCCTTGGTCAGGAACTGCGGCACCCAGAAGGTGACGGCGTAGTAGCCGCCCTGGCAGCCCGTCGCCATCAGCGATGCCAAAATCGTGGTCTTCAGGATCGGGCCGGAGAAGATTTCCCAGAGCGCCGGCCGATCGCCGCTCGCAGCCTGCCTGGCGCGCGCCTCGGCCGCGATCTCCGGCTCGGTGACGGAGCGGCGGATATAGAACACCAGCAGCGCCGGCAGCGCACCGATCACGAACATCCAGCGCCAGGCCGTCTCCGCCGGCAGGATCGAGAACAGGATCGCCTGCGACAGCACCGCGAGGCCCCAGCCGACCGCCCAGCCCGACTGCACCGAGCCGACCGCGCGCCCGCGATATTGCGGCCGGATCGCCTCGCCCATCAGCACGGCGCCCGCAGCCCATTCGCCGCCGAAGCCGAGGCCGAGTACGGCGCGCGCGATCAGGAGCTGGTCGAAATTCTGCACGACGGCGCAGACCAGCGAGAAGAACGAAAACCAGATGATGGTGATCTGCAGCGTTCTGACCCGTCCGATATGATCGGAGAGATAGCCGCCGAGCCAGCCGCCGATGGCGGACGCCAGCAGCGTCACTGTGCCGGCGAGGCCTGCGGAAGCCGCGTCGACCTTCCACAGCGCGATGATGGTACCGATCACCAGCGGGTAGATCATGAAATCCATGCCGTCGAGCGCCCAGCCCGCAGCGCAGGCCCAGAACGTCCGCCGTTCCGGCGTGTTCATGTCGCGATAGAACGCGAGAAGGCTGGTGTCCTCGATCTCTGCGCGCTCGATGCGTTGGTTCGGATCGGCTGTGGTCATGTGCGTTTCCCCGGCAGTTTCTTCAAAGCTGCGCGGTGGTAGCACGCGCGCCGGCCGGAGCAAGCCGGTGCGCGCTGCCATGCCATGCAGCGGCGGGTTACTGTCCCGCCGCTTCCGCGCCGCGCGTGCGCGGATCGGGGGCGCCGAGCGGTCCGTTCGGCGTCACGAGAATCGAATTGGCGGAGGTCTGTCCCATCGGCTCGACGATGACGTGGTCCATGGCCTTCAGCTCGGATAGGACCTGATCGGAGAAGCCGCGCTCGATGCGCACTTCGTCCGGCAGCCATTGATGATGCAGCCGCGGCGCGGCCACGGCGGCGGCGACGTCCATTTTGTAATCGAGCACGTTGACGATCACCTGGAGCACGGTGGAGATGATGCGGCTGCCACCGGGCGAACCCGTCACCAGCACCGGCTTGCCGTCCTTCAGAACGATGGTCGGCGACATCGAGGACAGCGGACGCTTGCCGGGGCCGGGCAGATTGGGCTCGTAGCCGACGAGGCCGTAGGCGTTGGAAGCACCGACCGCCGCGGTGAAATCGTCGAGCTCGTTGTTGAGCAGCACGCCGGTGCCCTCGGCGACGAGGCCGACGCCGTAGCTGAAGTTCAGCGTGTAGGTGTTGCTGACCGCATTGCCGCGGCTGTCGACGACCGAAAAATGCGTGGTGTTGCTGCCCTCGCGCGGCGCGTCGGCAGCGGACGCCAGCTGCTTCGACGGCGTGGCGCGGTCGGCGGAGATGCCCGCACGCAGCTTGGCCGCATAGTCCTTCGACGTGAGGGTCTCGATCGGCGCGTTGACGAAGGCGGGATCGCCGAGATAGCGCGCGCGATCCGCATAGGCGCGCTTCATGGCCTCGATCAGGAGATGCAGCGAGGCCGGCGATCCCTGCTTCAAATCGGCGAGCTGAAAGCCTTCGAGGATGTTGAGCGTCTCCACCAGCACCACGCCGCCGGAGGACGGCAGCGGCATCGAGACGATGTCATAGCCGCGATAGGCGCCGCGCACCGGCGTCCGGATCACCGGCTGATAGGCCTTCAGGTCGGCCGCCGTCATGATGCCGCCGGCATCGGACAGTGCCTTGGCGAGCTTCTCCGCAACCGGGCCCTCGTAGAAGCCGCGCGGCCCCTGTGCCGCGACGGCCGACAGCGTGTCGGCAAGATCGCCCTGCACCAGCCGATCGCCTTCGCCGAGCGAGCTGCCGTCAGGGCGTGAAAAAATCTTCGCCGAGGAAGGCCAGCGCGCGAGGCGCCGGTGCCAGCCCGGCAGGCTGTCGGCGATGTCGTCGCTGACGACGAATCCGTCGCGGGCGAGCGCGATCGCAGGCTCGAGCAGTTGCGCCAGCGTGAACTGGCCCGAGCCGTATTTCTCCAATGCCAGCGCGAGGCCTGCGACGGTGCCGGGCACGCCGACGCCGAGCGCGGAATCGCGCGACTTCGCGGCATCGGGCTTGCCGTCGGGACCGAGGAAGATCTGCGGCGTGGTCGCGGCCGGCGCAGTCTCGCGATAGTCGATCGCGACGTCCTCGTTGCGCTCGGCGGAATGGATCACCATGAAGCCGCCGCCACCGATATTGCCGGCGCGCGGATAGGTCACCGCCATGGCAAAGCCGGTCGCGACCGCGGCATCGACCGCATTGCCGCCCCGTCGCAATATGTCGGCGCCGACCTGCGCGGAGATCTTCTCCTGCGCCACCACCATGCCGTGCTCGGCGGCAACGGCGTGCACCGTATCGAGCGGCGGCGGAACATAGGCCCGCCGGGCATCCTGCGCGGTCGCAGGCGCAAGTCCAAACGCCAGAGTGGCGAGGAAGGCGACAAATGTCCGCCGGGTCCAATATGACGACATTATCAAATTTCCGCCGTGGCCTCGGGCCGGTTCACACGCCTCTCCTTAATGCTATACCGTTTGCGCTAAGAGGGACAAAACTGTTCGTGATAAGGACTTCGGAATGACGACAATCGCCCCCGATGTACGCATGGCCGGCGTGCAGCGGACCTATCCGCCGCGCGCGGCTGTCGTCAGCTGGATCTTCTTCGACTGGGCTGCGCAGCCCTATTTCACGCTGATAACGACCTTCGTGTTCGCGCCCTATTTCGCGACCAGTGTTGCGCCAGATGCTGCCACGGGCCAATCGCTGTGGGGCTTTGCAATGGCGGCTGCGGGTCTCGCCATCGCGCTGCTGTCGCCGGTGCTCGGGGCCATCGCGGATGCGTCCGGCCGCAGGAAGCCCTGGATCGCAGGGTTCGGCGCGCTGCTGGTGCTGGCGTCCTGCACGCTGTGGATCGGCAAGCCCGGCGATCCCTCGGTCATTCCGCCGCTGCTCACTGCGGTCGCGCTTGCCAGCGTCGGTGCGGAATTCGCCACCGTCTTCAACAATGCGATGATGCCGACCCTGGTGCCGCCGGAGCGCATCGGCCGGCTCTCCGGCACCGGCTGGGCCACGGGTTACATCGGCGGCATCGTCAGCCTGATCATCGTGCTCGGCTTCCTCGCCGCCAATCCCGAGACCGGCCGCACGCTGCTCGGATTTGCGCCGCTGTTCGGGCTCGATCCCGTCAGTCATCAGGGCGATCGCATCGTGGGACCGCTCACCGGGCTGTGGTTCATCATCTTCGTGACGCCGCTGTTCCTGTTCACGCCGGATTATCCGGCGAAGCTGCCGGTGCGTGAGGCACTGCGCGAGGGCCTGCTGGAGCTCAAGCAATCGATCAAGAGTCTGCCGCAGCAGAAGTCGCTCGCGGCGTTCCTGCTCGCCAACATGATCTATACCGACGGCCTGGTGTCGCTGTTCGCGTTCGGCGGCATCTATGCCGCCGGCACGTTCGGCTGGCACACGATCCAGATCGGCAGCTTCGGCATCATGCTCGCGATTGCCGGCACGTTCGGCGCATGGCTCGGCGGCAAGCTGGACGATCGTCTCGGGCCGAAGCGCGTGATTGCCGGCAGCCTGCTGGTCCTGCTGCTGTCGGTGGCGGCGATCCTTCTGGTCGACAAGGACAGCGTGTTGTTCGTCAAGGTGGCGCCGCCGCAAGCAGGCGCGCCGCTGTTCTCGAGCGCGGCCGAGCGCGCCTATCTCCTGCTGGGTTGTCTCATCGGCGCCGCCGGCGGCCCGCTTCAGGCCGCTTCGCGCACACTGCTGATCCGCCTCGCGCCCAAGGATCGTATCGCGCAGTATTTTGGCCTGTTCGCGCTGACCGGGAAGGTGACGTCCTTCATCGGCCCGCTGCTGATCGGGATGATCACCGCCGCGACCGCGAGCCAGAAGGCCGGCATGGCGGTGCTGGTAGTGTTTTTCGTTGCGGGGCTGGGGCTATTGATGCGGGTGCGGGATTAGCCACACTACGCGATCTCACCCCGTCATTGCGAGGAGCGAAGCGACGAAGCAATCCAGACTTCCTCTGCGGAAAGATTCTGGATTGCTTCGCTGCGCTCGCAATGACGAGGTCGATAGAAACGTCGTAGCTTTTGCAGCCCGCTCCGCCGATCGGCTCAGTGCCTGAAGTGCCGCGTGCCCGTGAACACCATGGCGATGCCGTGCTCGTCGGCGGCCTTGATCACCTCGTCGTCGCGCATGGAGCCGCCGGGCTGCACCACGGCGGTGGCGCCGGCTTCGATGCAGGCGAGCATGCCGTCGGCGAACGGGAAGAACGCATCCGACGCCACGACCGAGCCTTTGGTCAGCGGCTCGGCGAGCTTCAGCTCGTTGGCGGCATCCTGCGCCTTGCGCGCCGCGATCCGCGCTGAATCGACCCGGCTCATCTGGCCCGCGCCGATGCCGACGGTGGCGAGATCCTTGGCGTAGATGATGGTGTTGGACTTGACGTGCTTTGCCACCCGGAATGCGAACTTGAGGTCGCGCATCTCCGCGTCATCAGGCGCACGCTTGGTCACGACCTTGAAGGTCATGTCGTCGACCACGGCGTTGTCGCGGCTCTGCACGAGGAGGCCGCCCGCCACCGTCTTGGCGGTGAGGCCCGGGGCGCGCGGATCGGGCAGGCTGCCGGCGAGCAGCAGGCGGAGGTTCTTCTTCCCGCCGATGATGGCGATCGCCTCCTCGCTCGCATCGGGCGCGATGATCACCTCGGTGAAGATCTTCGTGATCTCGCGCGCGGTGTCGGCGTCGAGCGCGCGGTTCATCGCGATGATGCCGCCGAAGGCCGAGGTGGAATCGCAAGCCAGGGCCCTGCGATAGGCCTCGACGAGGTTGGAGCCTTCTGCCACGCCGCAGGGATTGGCATGCTTGACGATGACGCAGGCGGCGGTGCGCTTGGCGTCGAACTCGCCGATGCACTCATAGGCCGCATCGGTGTCGTTGATGTTGTTGTAGGAGAGCTCCTTGCCCTGCAGCTGCCGCGCGGTCGAGACGCCCGGGCGCTTGTCCGGCGTCGCGTAGAACGCGGCAGTCTGGTGCGGGTTCTCGCCATAGCGCAGCGACTGGATCAGCTTGCCGCCGAAGGCGCGGAAGTCGGGCGCGTCGATCTCGAGCTGCCGGTTGAACCAGTTCGAGATCGCGGCGTCATAGGCCGCGGTGCGCGCGTAGGCCTTTGCGGCGAGACGCCGGCGCAGCTTCAGCGTGGTCGCGCCGTTGTTGGCGGCGAGCTCGTCGTGCACGGCCTTGTAGTCGTCAGCTTCGACCACGACGGCGACGTCGTCATGATTCTTCGCGGCGGCGCGGATCATCGCGGGGCCGCCAATGTCGATGTTCTCGATGCAATCCTCGAAGCCCGCGCCTTTGTCGACCGTCGCTTCGAAGGGATAGAGATTGACGACGAGCAGGTCGATCGGCGCGATGCCATGCGCCTTCATCGCCTCCGCATGCTCTTTGTTGTCGCGGATCGCGAGCAAGCCGCCATGCACCTTCGGATGCAGCGTCTTGACGCGGCCGTCCATCATCTCGGGGAAGCCGGTGAGGTCGGAGACGTCCTTCACCTTGAGGCCGGCGGCGGCGATGGCCTTGGCGGTGCCGCCGGTGGAAACCAGCTCGACATCATGCGCGGCGAGCGCCTTGGCGAACTCGATCAGGCCGGTCTTGTCGGAGACGGAGAGAAGGGCGCGGGTGACGCGGCGGGGATGGTCAGTCATGAGCAAGATCCTCTGCTAAGGGAGTGTCTATGCCCAGGCGCGCGGCGGATATGTCCCGCGCTTCCCGATGGTGCTCCATCCAAGGTCGCCAGTCGCGCGAGCGAGGGCTCGATAGCAGCTTTTGGCGCGCGTCTCAACGGCTAGATAGGACCGGATTGCGCCTGGTTACAGCGGAAGTTCCGGCTCGCGCCTGGCGTTGCGGCGGGCATTGGTGACCGCTGGCGATGCCGTGGAGCGGATAAAGCTCCAGCGGATCGAAGGGGCCTGCCGCGCATCCTGCCGGATCACGATCTGCGCGGTGCGGCGCGGGCCGTCATTGCCGGCCAGGAACACGCTGTCCTCGAGATCCACCTTGTCGTCGAGCGCCTCGAAGGTCCAGACGTCGCGGTTCGGCAGCACCAGCATGACGCCGCGGGCATCCGACAGCCGGCTCGCCTTCACCGCCGGATGCAGATGGAAGCGCAGCGCGAAATCGGCGTCCGTGCCCTTGAAGCGTCCGCCCTGCGGCGGCGACAGCGTGTCCTCGCCGTCGATGCGCGCGCCGTCATTGGCGATCATCAGCACGCGGCGATGGATCGCTCCGAATTTGGAGAGATAGCCATCATGCGATGTCGTGAGCAGCGTCCCGTTCTGCACGACCTCGCGATAGCTCTCGACCTCGACCGGACCGCTGGTGACGGGCGAGCCGTGCAACAGCCGCTTCATCGCCGACATCTCCACGAACTGGCATGACGACGTGTCATGATAGGTCAGCGTCGAATGCGCCGCGGTGCCACGCGCGAACGGTCGCCAATTGTCGCGGCCCGTGGTCGGCATGCCGCAATTGGTGACGATGCGGCTGATGCCGGAGGACAGTTCGAACGACAGGCAGCCGGCATGGGCGTCGTGGCTGACGCCGGCGGGCGGCGGCGGGCCGGTGTCGATGATCAAAGTGGTCTGGCCGGCATCGAGCCGTTGGAAGCCGGTATGCGGCATGTTCGCCATCGGCGCGCCGTGGGTGTCGTCATAG is a genomic window of Bradyrhizobium sp. CB1717 containing:
- the ggt gene encoding gamma-glutamyltransferase gives rise to the protein MSSYWTRRTFVAFLATLAFGLAPATAQDARRAYVPPPLDTVHAVAAEHGMVVAQEKISAQVGADILRRGGNAVDAAVATGFAMAVTYPRAGNIGGGGFMVIHSAERNEDVAIDYRETAPAATTPQIFLGPDGKPDAAKSRDSALGVGVPGTVAGLALALEKYGSGQFTLAQLLEPAIALARDGFVVSDDIADSLPGWHRRLARWPSSAKIFSRPDGSSLGEGDRLVQGDLADTLSAVAAQGPRGFYEGPVAEKLAKALSDAGGIMTAADLKAYQPVIRTPVRGAYRGYDIVSMPLPSSGGVVLVETLNILEGFQLADLKQGSPASLHLLIEAMKRAYADRARYLGDPAFVNAPIETLTSKDYAAKLRAGISADRATPSKQLASAADAPREGSNTTHFSVVDSRGNAVSNTYTLNFSYGVGLVAEGTGVLLNNELDDFTAAVGASNAYGLVGYEPNLPGPGKRPLSSMSPTIVLKDGKPVLVTGSPGGSRIISTVLQVIVNVLDYKMDVAAAVAAPRLHHQWLPDEVRIERGFSDQVLSELKAMDHVIVEPMGQTSANSILVTPNGPLGAPDPRTRGAEAAGQ
- a CDS encoding MFS transporter, which encodes MTTIAPDVRMAGVQRTYPPRAAVVSWIFFDWAAQPYFTLITTFVFAPYFATSVAPDAATGQSLWGFAMAAAGLAIALLSPVLGAIADASGRRKPWIAGFGALLVLASCTLWIGKPGDPSVIPPLLTAVALASVGAEFATVFNNAMMPTLVPPERIGRLSGTGWATGYIGGIVSLIIVLGFLAANPETGRTLLGFAPLFGLDPVSHQGDRIVGPLTGLWFIIFVTPLFLFTPDYPAKLPVREALREGLLELKQSIKSLPQQKSLAAFLLANMIYTDGLVSLFAFGGIYAAGTFGWHTIQIGSFGIMLAIAGTFGAWLGGKLDDRLGPKRVIAGSLLVLLLSVAAILLVDKDSVLFVKVAPPQAGAPLFSSAAERAYLLLGCLIGAAGGPLQAASRTLLIRLAPKDRIAQYFGLFALTGKVTSFIGPLLIGMITAATASQKAGMAVLVVFFVAGLGLLMRVRD
- the purH gene encoding bifunctional phosphoribosylaminoimidazolecarboxamide formyltransferase/IMP cyclohydrolase, producing MTDHPRRVTRALLSVSDKTGLIEFAKALAAHDVELVSTGGTAKAIAAAGLKVKDVSDLTGFPEMMDGRVKTLHPKVHGGLLAIRDNKEHAEAMKAHGIAPIDLLVVNLYPFEATVDKGAGFEDCIENIDIGGPAMIRAAAKNHDDVAVVVEADDYKAVHDELAANNGATTLKLRRRLAAKAYARTAAYDAAISNWFNRQLEIDAPDFRAFGGKLIQSLRYGENPHQTAAFYATPDKRPGVSTARQLQGKELSYNNINDTDAAYECIGEFDAKRTAACVIVKHANPCGVAEGSNLVEAYRRALACDSTSAFGGIIAMNRALDADTAREITKIFTEVIIAPDASEEAIAIIGGKKNLRLLLAGSLPDPRAPGLTAKTVAGGLLVQSRDNAVVDDMTFKVVTKRAPDDAEMRDLKFAFRVAKHVKSNTIIYAKDLATVGIGAGQMSRVDSARIAARKAQDAANELKLAEPLTKGSVVASDAFFPFADGMLACIEAGATAVVQPGGSMRDDEVIKAADEHGIAMVFTGTRHFRH
- a CDS encoding MFS transporter, whose product is MTTADPNQRIERAEIEDTSLLAFYRDMNTPERRTFWACAAGWALDGMDFMIYPLVIGTIIALWKVDAASAGLAGTVTLLASAIGGWLGGYLSDHIGRVRTLQITIIWFSFFSLVCAVVQNFDQLLIARAVLGLGFGGEWAAGAVLMGEAIRPQYRGRAVGSVQSGWAVGWGLAVLSQAILFSILPAETAWRWMFVIGALPALLVFYIRRSVTEPEIAAEARARQAASGDRPALWEIFSGPILKTTILASLMATGCQGGYYAVTFWVPQFLTKERHLSIVGSTGYLSTLIIGSFIGYLTGAWLADRIGRRNLFLIFSIGAMAVVLLYTQLPLTNEILWVLGFPLGFFASGYFSGIGAFLTELYPTRLRGSGQGFCYNFGRGIGALFPFLVGALSATTSLANAIAIFAVVAYAVFFIAAFALPETRGRVLHAD